A single region of the Acinetobacter sp. WCHA45 genome encodes:
- the yajC gene encoding preprotein translocase subunit YajC produces MSFLISTAHAAPAAAQGPSLMANLLMIAVFIGIFYFLIWRPQAKRAKEHRSLIESLGVGSEIVFAGGLMGKITKLDGDFAVVELSRGVDVKIQRASVISVLPEGTLNNL; encoded by the coding sequence ATGAGCTTTTTAATTTCTACTGCTCACGCTGCTCCAGCGGCTGCACAAGGCCCTAGCCTGATGGCAAACTTGTTGATGATTGCTGTATTTATTGGGATCTTCTACTTCTTGATTTGGAGACCTCAAGCAAAACGTGCTAAAGAGCATCGTTCTTTAATCGAAAGCTTAGGTGTGGGTAGTGAAATCGTATTTGCAGGCGGTTTGATGGGAAAAATCACCAAACTTGATGGTGACTTTGCAGTCGTTGAACTCAGCCGTGGTGTCGATGTAAAAATTCAACGTGCGAGTGTCATTTCAGTATTACCTGAAGGCACACTAAATAACCTTTAA